One Natronomonas moolapensis 8.8.11 genomic region harbors:
- a CDS encoding ABC transporter substrate-binding protein, giving the protein MTPVTFQLNWEPNGFQAPYFLARERGYYDDEGIDVAFVEGHGSPFAAEQTARGRSDVGLAGASAVLAKASEGFDPLAAAALTKRTPAAIYTLRDTFGEPLTDLSQLAGRTVAPSATKTRILAAQALESAGVRDSVELLDVDPNTHHRVEHQVLDGSVDAAVGVVTNGAELEAEYDRTADELPIGEALGVYGMMLVVNREFASESPETVRSLLRAIARGWADATNDPAAAIDALVARNATLERRRDIETEKFLAAAEDLQYTDHIAEAGWGVHQADRWERLAGMFAETNLLSGPVDPGSVWTNDYVDRDAPPIREYAGRIGRMESKR; this is encoded by the coding sequence ATGACCCCCGTCACCTTCCAGCTCAACTGGGAGCCCAACGGCTTTCAGGCGCCGTACTTCCTCGCCAGAGAGCGGGGCTACTACGATGACGAGGGCATAGACGTCGCCTTCGTCGAGGGCCACGGCTCGCCGTTCGCCGCCGAACAGACCGCCCGCGGCCGCAGCGACGTCGGCCTCGCGGGCGCAAGCGCGGTCCTTGCGAAGGCCAGCGAGGGGTTCGACCCGCTCGCGGCGGCCGCGCTGACGAAACGGACGCCGGCGGCGATCTACACCCTTCGCGACACGTTCGGCGAACCGCTGACCGATCTGTCTCAACTCGCCGGGCGGACGGTCGCCCCCTCGGCGACGAAGACGCGCATCCTGGCCGCACAGGCGCTCGAATCCGCCGGCGTGCGCGACTCGGTCGAGCTGCTCGACGTCGACCCGAACACCCACCACCGCGTCGAACACCAGGTGCTCGACGGAAGCGTCGACGCGGCCGTCGGTGTCGTCACCAACGGCGCCGAACTCGAGGCCGAGTACGACCGAACCGCCGACGAGTTGCCGATCGGGGAGGCGCTCGGCGTCTACGGGATGATGCTCGTCGTCAACCGCGAGTTCGCATCCGAGTCCCCGGAGACGGTCCGGTCGCTCCTGCGGGCGATCGCCCGCGGATGGGCCGACGCGACGAACGATCCGGCGGCCGCCATCGACGCGCTGGTGGCCCGCAACGCCACGCTCGAGCGCCGCCGCGACATCGAGACGGAGAAGTTCCTCGCGGCGGCAGAGGATCTCCAGTATACGGACCACATCGCCGAAGCCGGGTGGGGTGTCCACCAGGCCGACCGGTGGGAGCGACTCGCCGGGATGTTCGCGGAGACGAACCTGCTGTCCGGGCCAGTCGATCCCGGTTCGGTCTGGACCAACGACTACGTCGATCGCGACGCGCCGCCGATACGGGAGTATGCCGGGCGGATCGGTCGGATGGAATCGAAGCGGTGA
- a CDS encoding ABC transporter substrate-binding protein, with amino-acid sequence MNVGRQQRALDAHHDDPGDRPVMRARFEHNGSPRYMLYTMKRLGLDHEHGFHLDVQLVSDELEGGMETVEARLQDGEADLIDIDYISTARERAEGANIVAFHPYGRTVGGLVAPEDTAIEDLADLSGHRIGVVRRLDKNWILVRAACRQYHGFDPDETATPVEAGSKVGLTEMLHDGEVDAVLQFWPIVPEITERGPYEEVFPVSDIVQRLAETDNRVPVSTFLTSDSFLDAHTDTARRFAAAYGDVVDRLIAEDALWDEIGEKLMSYDDPEIVAAVREGWRAMVVRGWNNETIDGMEQLFEHLRSVAGADALGVDRIPEGTFRPVDPI; translated from the coding sequence ATGAACGTCGGGCGCCAACAGCGGGCGCTGGACGCCCACCACGACGACCCCGGCGATCGGCCGGTGATGCGCGCGCGTTTCGAACACAACGGGAGCCCGCGCTATATGCTGTACACGATGAAGCGTCTCGGGCTCGATCACGAACACGGTTTTCACCTCGACGTCCAGTTGGTCTCTGACGAACTCGAGGGCGGGATGGAAACCGTCGAGGCCCGACTCCAAGACGGCGAGGCCGACCTGATCGACATCGACTACATCTCGACCGCCCGCGAGCGCGCCGAAGGGGCGAACATCGTCGCGTTTCACCCCTACGGCCGGACCGTCGGCGGCCTCGTCGCGCCGGAGGATACAGCTATTGAGGATCTCGCCGACCTCTCGGGCCACCGGATCGGCGTCGTCCGACGCCTCGATAAGAACTGGATCCTCGTTAGAGCCGCCTGCCGGCAGTACCACGGGTTCGACCCCGACGAGACGGCAACGCCGGTCGAAGCCGGCTCGAAGGTCGGGCTGACCGAGATGCTTCACGACGGCGAGGTCGACGCCGTGTTGCAGTTTTGGCCGATCGTCCCCGAAATCACCGAACGGGGTCCCTACGAGGAGGTGTTTCCCGTCTCGGACATCGTTCAGCGGCTCGCCGAGACCGACAACCGGGTCCCGGTATCGACGTTTCTCACGAGTGATTCGTTCCTCGATGCGCACACCGACACCGCCCGCCGGTTCGCGGCCGCTTACGGGGATGTCGTTGATCGGCTCATCGCGGAGGACGCTCTCTGGGACGAGATCGGCGAGAAGCTGATGAGCTACGATGATCCCGAGATAGTGGCCGCGGTCCGGGAGGGCTGGCGCGCGATGGTCGTCCGCGGGTGGAACAACGAGACGATCGACGGGATGGAACAGCTGTTCGAACACCTCCGGTCGGTCGCCGGGGCCGACGCGCTCGGCGTCGACCGGATCCCCGAGGGTACCTTTCGTCCCGTTGATCCGATATGA
- a CDS encoding ABC transporter substrate-binding protein, translating into MCDTVQLFHLPYSFMLPQKVAVEEGYFEQAGLDVELTERDRENVDWKYIPAEESLTGDHDVDVYPICKWESIKRTWRMDDGRIVAKGTFADQPYTVYVQPDSDITEPSDLADVPVGINKRTGQEYTAIRALEEHLSPEDVEIEHHGMPTDRLRALESGEVEAVSLLEPQSTLAEELGYRPVLEFENHMGIVGADAIDRDVLDRFIEGYARAAEAINADPDAYREAYLGMLEADAEIAPELFEDVDYDELLSRIEVPRYEPPELAEHDELDEQLSWMKRRQLIDADADIDAIVAPVGR; encoded by the coding sequence ATGTGTGACACTGTACAACTGTTTCACCTGCCCTACTCCTTCATGTTGCCACAGAAGGTGGCCGTCGAGGAGGGCTACTTCGAACAGGCCGGCTTGGACGTCGAACTGACTGAACGCGACCGCGAGAACGTTGACTGGAAGTACATTCCTGCCGAGGAGTCGCTGACGGGCGACCACGATGTCGATGTCTACCCGATCTGCAAGTGGGAGAGTATCAAACGGACGTGGCGAATGGACGACGGTCGCATCGTCGCGAAGGGAACCTTCGCCGATCAGCCTTACACCGTCTACGTCCAGCCCGACAGCGATATCACGGAGCCGTCCGACCTCGCGGATGTGCCGGTCGGCATCAACAAGCGAACCGGACAAGAGTACACCGCGATCAGGGCTCTAGAGGAGCACCTCTCGCCGGAGGACGTCGAGATCGAGCACCACGGGATGCCGACCGACCGGCTCCGGGCGCTCGAAAGCGGCGAGGTAGAGGCAGTCTCGCTTCTGGAGCCACAGAGCACGCTTGCCGAGGAACTTGGCTACCGACCGGTACTCGAGTTCGAGAATCACATGGGCATCGTTGGAGCCGATGCCATCGACCGAGACGTCCTTGATCGGTTTATCGAGGGATACGCCCGCGCCGCCGAGGCGATTAACGCCGACCCCGACGCCTACCGCGAGGCGTACCTCGGGATGCTTGAGGCCGACGCCGAAATCGCCCCGGAACTCTTCGAGGACGTCGACTACGACGAGTTGCTGTCGCGGATCGAGGTGCCGCGGTACGAACCTCCGGAACTGGCCGAACACGACGAGCTCGACGAGCAGTTGTCGTGGATGAAGCGCCGCCAGCTTATCGACGCCGACGCCGACATCGACGCCATCGTCGCTCCGGTGGGACGATGA
- a CDS encoding cupin domain-containing protein, with protein MQQVSEAGREYEEASPDVYFADLAAGEKSSMKHWRIEPGATLPIHRHDNEQIGFLISGELTAILEDEEIELSPGDSYAFESGELHGAKNRGDEPAVGISVLSPPRSSPNWAQSTATTDDAGTVRSVGSDD; from the coding sequence ATGCAGCAAGTGAGCGAAGCGGGCCGCGAGTACGAGGAGGCATCCCCTGACGTTTATTTCGCCGACCTCGCCGCCGGGGAGAAATCAAGTATGAAGCACTGGCGGATCGAACCCGGGGCGACACTTCCGATCCACCGCCACGACAACGAACAGATCGGCTTTCTCATCTCCGGCGAACTCACTGCAATTCTCGAAGACGAGGAAATAGAGCTGTCACCCGGAGACTCATACGCTTTCGAGAGCGGCGAACTCCACGGCGCAAAGAACCGCGGCGACGAACCGGCGGTCGGGATCAGCGTGCTATCGCCGCCGCGTTCCTCGCCCAACTGGGCGCAGTCGACGGCGACGACCGACGACGCCGGCACGGTTCGGTCGGTCGGGTCGGACGACTGA
- a CDS encoding aldehyde ferredoxin oxidoreductase family protein has product MRHALGPLLTLDVGTRQSEESDIDDILAEFLGGRGVGTKLAFDRIPFDADPLGPQNRLYVAIGPMQASTTSFTGRTSATALSPLTEGLLSSNAGGFVSRNIADTGYAAFELVGRSDTPLWVHVTDDGVAFDPVPELAEATVSTVVAHVDEARGVGADAVVCIGPAGDHEVRFASMMTSGTRAFGRGGLGAVLGSKNVKCLTFAGDSPHRIEFPSVADEVHREAAESDHIMKRQGTAGLTEFANEIEALPTRYFSESSFEGASAIGGDAIEEQKYKKGTCSSCAFACKLPTRADAGLETEGPEFETVMAFGSNAGVDDLTAVMRANERCDELGLDTISCGDVVSAYLASEDALGDAELLADLVERIAYREGIGDTLAEGIHRIHDRLGIKDWTAKGMEFAAHDGRTLNGQALAFATSNRGADHLYGSMYVHEYPLVDRERAIDRDGVTGKADLLVERENKNAVLDSAIACKFSRGFLTEGRLATLLDTTVEELQAVGARIVDLERRFNNERGFDRADDTLPYELPGLASELSAYYERRGWSDDGTVLTADSPERSG; this is encoded by the coding sequence ATGCGACACGCTCTCGGGCCGCTGCTCACGCTTGACGTTGGGACGCGCCAAAGCGAGGAGTCCGACATCGATGACATCCTCGCGGAGTTCCTCGGGGGCCGCGGCGTCGGGACCAAACTCGCGTTCGATCGGATCCCGTTCGACGCCGATCCGCTGGGACCTCAAAACCGGCTGTACGTCGCCATCGGGCCGATGCAGGCCTCGACGACGAGCTTCACGGGGCGAACATCGGCAACGGCGCTGTCGCCGTTGACCGAAGGGTTGCTGTCGTCGAACGCCGGCGGGTTCGTCTCTCGGAACATCGCCGACACGGGATATGCGGCTTTCGAGTTAGTCGGTCGGAGCGACACGCCGCTTTGGGTGCACGTCACAGACGACGGCGTCGCGTTCGACCCCGTTCCCGAACTGGCGGAGGCAACGGTGTCGACCGTCGTTGCGCACGTCGACGAGGCACGAGGAGTCGGAGCGGACGCAGTCGTCTGTATCGGCCCTGCGGGCGACCACGAGGTTCGGTTCGCCTCGATGATGACTTCCGGGACGCGGGCGTTCGGTCGCGGTGGTCTCGGTGCCGTCCTCGGGTCGAAGAACGTGAAGTGTCTCACCTTCGCCGGTGACTCGCCCCACCGGATCGAGTTTCCCTCGGTCGCCGACGAGGTTCACCGCGAGGCCGCCGAGAGCGACCACATCATGAAACGACAGGGGACCGCCGGACTGACGGAGTTCGCCAACGAGATCGAGGCGTTGCCGACGCGGTACTTTTCGGAATCGTCCTTCGAGGGCGCATCGGCGATCGGCGGCGACGCGATCGAGGAACAAAAGTACAAGAAGGGAACCTGCTCGTCGTGTGCGTTCGCGTGTAAACTGCCGACCCGCGCCGACGCCGGCCTCGAAACAGAGGGCCCGGAATTCGAGACAGTGATGGCGTTCGGCTCCAACGCCGGTGTTGACGACCTCACAGCGGTAATGAGAGCCAACGAGCGCTGTGACGAACTCGGATTGGACACGATCTCCTGTGGCGATGTCGTCTCGGCGTACCTCGCAAGCGAGGACGCACTCGGCGACGCCGAGTTACTCGCCGACCTCGTAGAGCGAATCGCCTACCGCGAGGGGATCGGCGACACGCTCGCGGAGGGTATCCACCGGATCCACGACCGGTTGGGGATCAAGGACTGGACCGCGAAGGGCATGGAGTTCGCCGCACACGACGGCCGGACGCTCAACGGGCAGGCGCTCGCCTTCGCGACCTCGAACCGTGGCGCAGACCACCTCTATGGATCAATGTACGTCCACGAGTACCCACTTGTCGACCGCGAGCGCGCGATCGACCGCGATGGCGTCACCGGCAAGGCTGATCTCCTGGTCGAGCGGGAAAACAAAAACGCCGTCCTCGACTCGGCGATCGCCTGCAAGTTCTCGCGGGGATTTCTTACCGAAGGGCGGTTGGCGACGCTGCTCGACACTACCGTCGAGGAACTCCAGGCGGTAGGGGCACGGATCGTGGATCTCGAACGGCGGTTCAACAACGAGCGAGGGTTCGACCGCGCCGACGACACGCTCCCGTACGAACTCCCGGGGCTTGCGTCGGAACTGTCAGCGTACTACGAACGCCGTGGGTGGAGCGACGACGGCACTGTTCTGACGGCCGATTCTCCGGAGCGGTCCGGATAG
- a CDS encoding VOC family protein, whose protein sequence is MDAVDHINVDVDDLEVCYPFYRDRLDLDLLRPPSEFQGEHAMFDVGGTVLTLAETGRADGWHGRIDHPLDKAHIAFETGRDDYEQFLKQLDGQFPKQGPYDWDEFEGFYFLDPDGNLLEVITYDPVPAGVSRTLLTHDDI, encoded by the coding sequence ATGGATGCCGTCGATCACATCAACGTAGACGTGGATGACTTGGAGGTATGTTACCCGTTCTACCGGGATCGGTTGGACCTGGACCTGCTGCGGCCACCCTCTGAGTTTCAGGGCGAGCACGCAATGTTCGACGTCGGCGGGACCGTGTTGACGCTTGCGGAAACCGGACGCGCCGACGGCTGGCACGGGCGTATCGACCATCCCCTCGACAAGGCGCATATCGCCTTCGAAACCGGCCGGGACGATTACGAGCAGTTCCTCAAGCAACTCGACGGACAGTTTCCGAAACAAGGCCCCTACGATTGGGACGAGTTCGAGGGGTTCTACTTTCTCGATCCGGACGGGAACCTCCTCGAGGTGATCACGTACGACCCGGTTCCGGCGGGCGTCAGTCGGACGCTCTTGACCCACGACGACATCTGA
- a CDS encoding aldehyde ferredoxin oxidoreductase family protein, protein MTDLGGFHDHIARVDLSDGSVGYESIDQEDAEKYIGARGLGVKYVFDQGPEVEPLEPENLLAFMNGPLTGTQVTMSGRIAVCTKSPLTGTVTDSHHGGWSGARLKWAGFDGLLFEGQADEPVYAVVEDGEVELRDASHLWGEGFHDTRDAIEEEVEGSYGKNLSVMGIGEAGENEVRYACIMNEDDRASGRGGTGCVMGSKNLKAVVVKARTDMPKPADSDTFRKGHKQAMELIQESDVTAPNEGGLSMYGTNVLMNATEEMSGLPTNNGRYTSTGDARDGGFRTDDTNFDAEAVSGENVRENILVDEPTCHSCPVACKKEVEVDVMHKGEEMNVRTESFEYESAWALGPNSGHTDRDEIALMLQRCNDHGLDTIEAGNMLAMGMEMTEEGKFDDLDEGIDWGDSEEMVEMLSKIATRETDLADLLAEGPRRVADRMDAHDNKLSVKGQTIAAYDPRCMKGMGIAFATSNRGACHLRGYTPAAEILGIPEKVDPVEWEGKGELTATFQDLHAISDSFDICKFNAFAEGIEEYVLQYNGMTGRDVTEEELMEAGERIYALERYYNNLCGFDGADDDLPNRFVEGDNAMPGQGGVEGSLVELEKMKDEYYEVRGWVDGVIPDEKLDELDIDVGPGTGVSTGGSAAPADD, encoded by the coding sequence ATGACAGACTTAGGCGGATTCCACGACCACATCGCTCGCGTTGACCTCTCCGACGGGAGCGTCGGCTACGAGAGCATCGATCAAGAGGACGCGGAGAAGTATATCGGGGCCCGCGGCCTCGGCGTCAAGTACGTCTTCGATCAGGGGCCGGAGGTCGAGCCCCTCGAGCCGGAGAACCTCCTGGCGTTCATGAACGGGCCTCTCACCGGGACGCAAGTAACCATGAGTGGCCGGATCGCCGTCTGTACGAAATCGCCGCTGACCGGCACCGTCACCGACTCCCACCACGGCGGCTGGTCCGGTGCGCGGCTCAAGTGGGCCGGCTTCGACGGCCTGCTGTTCGAGGGGCAGGCCGACGAACCGGTGTACGCCGTCGTCGAGGACGGCGAGGTCGAGCTCCGGGACGCCTCCCACCTGTGGGGGGAGGGCTTCCACGACACCCGCGACGCCATCGAGGAGGAAGTCGAGGGCTCCTACGGCAAGAACCTCTCCGTGATGGGCATCGGCGAGGCCGGTGAAAACGAGGTGCGGTACGCCTGTATCATGAACGAGGACGACCGCGCCTCGGGCCGTGGCGGAACCGGCTGCGTGATGGGATCGAAGAACCTCAAGGCGGTCGTCGTCAAGGCCAGGACCGACATGCCGAAGCCGGCCGACTCGGATACGTTCCGGAAGGGCCACAAGCAGGCGATGGAGCTCATTCAGGAGTCCGACGTGACCGCTCCCAACGAGGGCGGCCTCTCGATGTACGGGACGAACGTCCTGATGAACGCCACCGAGGAGATGTCGGGACTGCCGACTAATAACGGTCGCTACACGTCGACCGGTGACGCCCGCGACGGCGGATTCCGGACCGACGATACGAACTTCGACGCCGAGGCGGTCTCCGGGGAGAACGTTCGCGAGAACATCCTCGTCGACGAGCCGACGTGTCACTCCTGTCCGGTCGCCTGCAAGAAGGAAGTCGAGGTCGACGTGATGCACAAAGGCGAGGAGATGAACGTCCGCACCGAGTCCTTCGAGTACGAGTCGGCGTGGGCGCTCGGTCCGAACTCCGGACACACCGACCGCGACGAGATCGCGCTCATGCTCCAGCGGTGTAACGACCACGGTCTGGACACCATCGAGGCCGGCAACATGCTTGCGATGGGCATGGAGATGACCGAGGAGGGCAAATTCGACGACCTCGACGAAGGCATCGACTGGGGTGACTCCGAGGAGATGGTCGAGATGCTCTCGAAGATTGCCACCCGCGAGACGGACCTCGCGGACCTGCTGGCTGAGGGGCCGCGCCGGGTCGCCGACCGCATGGACGCCCACGACAACAAACTCTCGGTGAAAGGCCAGACCATTGCGGCCTACGATCCCCGCTGCATGAAGGGGATGGGCATCGCCTTCGCGACCTCGAACCGCGGGGCGTGTCACCTGCGCGGTTACACGCCCGCGGCGGAGATTCTCGGCATCCCCGAGAAAGTCGACCCCGTCGAGTGGGAGGGCAAAGGCGAACTGACGGCGACGTTCCAGGACCTCCACGCCATCTCCGATAGCTTCGACATCTGCAAGTTCAACGCCTTCGCGGAGGGCATCGAGGAGTACGTCCTCCAGTACAACGGCATGACGGGCCGCGATGTCACGGAGGAGGAGCTGATGGAAGCTGGTGAGCGCATCTACGCGCTCGAGCGCTACTACAACAACCTCTGTGGATTCGACGGCGCTGACGACGACCTGCCGAACCGGTTCGTCGAGGGCGACAACGCGATGCCCGGCCAGGGCGGCGTCGAGGGCAGCCTCGTCGAACTCGAGAAGATGAAAGACGAGTACTACGAGGTCCGCGGCTGGGTCGACGGCGTCATCCCGGACGAGAAACTCGACGAACTCGACATCGACGTCGGGCCGGGAACGGGCGTCTCCACGGGCGGATCGGCCGCCCCCGCGGACGACTGA
- a CDS encoding arylsulfotransferase family protein, translating into MDRRTRGIGLLLAAVVVLVGTLAVGAATAPQIGGADSAGPTETLVGSQGGDGGYHADGNVFLLEGKERVWNEDSADSYFDVSYRDDGTVLAAFMRDGYESGCDPYPEPCTKTGFRIVDPDADGGPAVTEEYAVPVRSKTDSEVHDVEELSSGEFLLADMDRERLVVVEDGEEAWTWNASSFYDPPEDPTRRDWLHINDVDAVGDGRYLISVRNANQLLVVERGQGVVEVINEDDGDSDGSCQVLDDELLDSDGDGDIRCGDPAILDHQHNPQWLDEGAVLVADSGNDRIVELHRNDTTGEWEPAWTLERAERLALQWPRDADRLANGNTLVTDTRNARLLEVAPNGTVVWSHRTPGIPYEAERLPDGERVGGERYGGGAETPSRDVPLLSAGRIVVHSLYPATPYWFVERHVAGVLVALLFAVAGVTEWYRSR; encoded by the coding sequence ATGGACCGCAGGACACGCGGAATCGGACTCCTCCTCGCAGCCGTCGTCGTCCTCGTCGGGACGCTCGCCGTCGGTGCGGCGACCGCACCACAGATCGGTGGCGCGGACTCGGCCGGACCGACGGAGACGCTCGTCGGCTCGCAGGGCGGCGACGGCGGCTACCACGCGGACGGGAACGTATTCCTCCTCGAGGGCAAAGAACGCGTCTGGAACGAGGACAGCGCCGACAGCTACTTCGACGTGAGCTATCGCGACGACGGGACCGTCCTCGCGGCGTTCATGCGGGACGGGTACGAATCGGGGTGCGATCCCTATCCGGAGCCGTGTACGAAGACCGGGTTTCGGATCGTCGATCCCGACGCCGACGGCGGCCCGGCGGTGACGGAGGAGTACGCCGTCCCCGTCCGCTCGAAGACGGACAGCGAGGTCCACGATGTCGAGGAGCTCTCCTCCGGCGAGTTCCTCCTCGCCGACATGGACCGCGAACGGCTCGTCGTCGTCGAGGACGGCGAGGAAGCCTGGACGTGGAACGCCAGTTCGTTCTACGACCCACCGGAGGACCCGACCCGGCGGGACTGGCTCCACATCAACGACGTCGACGCCGTCGGCGACGGGCGATATCTGATTTCCGTCCGCAACGCGAACCAACTGCTCGTCGTCGAGCGCGGGCAGGGCGTCGTCGAGGTAATAAACGAGGACGACGGCGATAGCGACGGGAGCTGTCAGGTGCTCGACGACGAACTCCTCGACTCCGACGGCGACGGCGACATCCGGTGTGGTGACCCCGCCATCCTGGATCACCAACACAACCCGCAGTGGCTCGACGAGGGAGCCGTCCTCGTCGCCGACAGCGGAAACGACCGGATCGTCGAACTCCACCGCAACGACACGACCGGCGAGTGGGAGCCGGCTTGGACCCTCGAACGCGCCGAACGGCTCGCCCTCCAGTGGCCGCGGGACGCCGATCGGTTGGCCAACGGCAACACGCTCGTCACGGACACGCGCAACGCCCGGCTCCTCGAGGTCGCGCCGAACGGGACCGTCGTCTGGAGCCACCGAACGCCCGGCATCCCCTACGAAGCCGAACGCCTGCCCGACGGCGAACGCGTCGGCGGCGAGCGCTACGGGGGCGGCGCGGAGACCCCGAGTCGGGACGTCCCGCTGCTCTCGGCCGGCCGGATCGTCGTGCACTCGCTGTATCCGGCCACGCCCTACTGGTTCGTCGAGCGCCACGTGGCAGGCGTCCTTGTGGCCCTGCTTTTCGCCGTCGCGGGCGTCACCGAGTGGTATCGGTCGCGGTGA
- a CDS encoding type 1 glutamine amidotransferase domain-containing protein — translation MTTTALFVVSEEGYWGEECVEPLTTLEDAGIDVTVATPTGAPPVVDERSADPEEVGEGTAEWVRDVDDTHPELNDPIRLARAEADGYDAVVFPGGHGTVWDVNQDRHARQLLLEAVAGEDGTALVVCHAVGILAFTREADGSFLVSDRDVTGFPNAWEEGIVDGDDCFGGRKLPYWVEDEVKAAGGNFDPELDADTSVAVDGDLITARGPGSSAAAAETLLDALGS, via the coding sequence ATGACAACGACAGCGCTGTTCGTCGTGAGCGAGGAGGGTTATTGGGGCGAGGAGTGCGTCGAGCCGCTGACGACCCTCGAGGACGCCGGAATCGACGTCACGGTCGCGACGCCGACCGGAGCGCCGCCCGTCGTCGACGAACGATCGGCCGACCCCGAGGAAGTCGGCGAGGGGACCGCCGAGTGGGTCCGCGACGTTGACGACACTCACCCCGAACTCAACGACCCGATCCGGCTGGCGCGGGCCGAGGCCGACGGTTACGACGCCGTCGTCTTCCCCGGCGGCCACGGCACCGTCTGGGACGTGAATCAGGACCGACACGCCCGCCAACTCCTCCTCGAGGCCGTCGCGGGCGAGGACGGCACCGCGCTCGTCGTCTGTCATGCGGTCGGCATCCTCGCGTTCACACGGGAAGCGGACGGTTCCTTTCTCGTTTCGGACCGCGACGTGACCGGGTTTCCGAACGCCTGGGAGGAGGGCATCGTCGACGGCGACGACTGCTTCGGCGGCCGGAAGCTCCCCTACTGGGTCGAAGACGAGGTGAAAGCCGCCGGCGGGAACTTCGATCCCGAACTCGACGCCGACACGAGCGTCGCCGTCGACGGGGACCTGATCACTGCCCGCGGCCCGGGGTCGTCGGCAGCCGCAGCCGAAACGCTGCTCGACGCGCTCGGGAGCTAG
- a CDS encoding enoyl-CoA hydratase/isomerase family protein, whose protein sequence is MTDDVAYEFADAVSTISLRRPEWHNAMTPEMWRAVADGIRRADEDDARAVVLTAEGELFCSGDDIESLADVEDDRDARRLADTLADCFDAIERSPVPVVGWANGSAYGGGFEILMAADVTVAPAGATFALPEAQIGAIPLYAAKRLSSLVGRQRASQLALAGREISAARAVEWGLFARAVPEADLADAVAETVAALKRASPEALATTKAWLNAPLRSAAERVGMRTGLGHLYAGGDAREGANAFLEDRDPAFVE, encoded by the coding sequence CTACGAGTTCGCTGACGCGGTGAGCACGATCAGCCTCCGACGCCCCGAGTGGCACAACGCGATGACCCCCGAGATGTGGCGCGCCGTCGCCGACGGCATCCGCCGGGCGGACGAGGACGACGCCCGGGCCGTCGTCCTCACCGCCGAGGGGGAGCTCTTCTGCTCGGGCGACGACATCGAGTCGCTGGCGGACGTCGAGGACGACCGCGACGCCCGGCGGCTGGCGGATACGCTCGCGGACTGTTTCGACGCCATCGAGCGCTCGCCGGTCCCCGTCGTCGGGTGGGCCAACGGGTCGGCGTACGGCGGCGGCTTCGAGATCCTGATGGCGGCGGACGTCACGGTCGCGCCGGCCGGGGCGACGTTCGCGCTCCCGGAGGCGCAGATCGGGGCGATCCCGCTGTACGCGGCCAAGCGGCTCTCCTCGCTCGTGGGGCGCCAACGAGCGTCCCAACTGGCGCTGGCCGGCCGAGAGATATCCGCGGCGCGTGCCGTCGAGTGGGGGTTGTTCGCGCGGGCGGTCCCCGAAGCCGACCTCGCGGACGCCGTTGCCGAAACCGTCGCAGCGCTGAAACGAGCCTCGCCGGAGGCGCTGGCGACGACGAAAGCGTGGCTCAACGCCCCGCTTCGCTCCGCGGCCGAGCGCGTCGGGATGCGGACGGGGCTCGGACACCTCTACGCCGGCGGGGACGCCCGCGAGGGGGCCAACGCCTTCCTCGAGGATCGCGACCCGGCGTTCGTCGAGTGA